In Spinacia oleracea cultivar Varoflay chromosome 5, BTI_SOV_V1, whole genome shotgun sequence, a single window of DNA contains:
- the LOC110800169 gene encoding high mobility group B protein 14, with protein MAERASNSTSFVNGETPTITPNRKITLRIKSSQNSTRKLRDEEDNAKELRPSSSKRSKSSSKKKKIDPNKPKKPPTAFFFFLEDFRRGYQVENPEIKSMRDIGKACGEKWKIMTYEEKVKYYDIATEKRAEFDRAMAEYIRRKESGEFAESEESEFDLE; from the exons ATGGCAGAGAGAGCTTCAAATTCAACTTCTTTCGTCAATGGTGAAACGCCAACTATAACGCCCAACAG AAAAATTACACTGAGGATAAAATCATCGCAAAATTCAACAAGAAAACTTAGGGATGAAGAAGATAATGCAAAAGAATTAAGACCCAGTTCATCAAAGAGGTCAAAATCGTCttcaaagaagaagaaaattgatCCCAATAAACCCAAGAAGCCACCCACTGcgtttttcttcttctt GGAAGACTTCCGAAGAGGATATCAGGTTGAGAATCCAGAGATCAAATCCATGCGTGAT ATTGGAAAAGCTTGTGGAGAGAAATGGAAGATTATGACATACGAG GAAAAAGTGAAGTACTATGATATAGCAACTGAAAAACGAGCTGAGTTTGACAGGGCAATGGCAGAATACATCAGAAGAAAG GAGAGTGGTGAGTTTGCAGAGTCTGAGGAATCAGAGTTCGATCTTGAATAG
- the LOC110800168 gene encoding uncharacterized protein ycf23: MSLHMGLSSPSQHHLLLKPSHNPLYTLPINKSRISLSRTTTTTTTTTTALLSSTKEAVLKDFRLQRALKIISGLQNLDRNNVASVVTAADKGGATHVDIACDPELVRLAVSLTSLPVCVSSVDPSAFLAAVQAGATMVEIGNYDSFYEMGRFFSPEEILKLTKETKQILPDVTLSVTVPHTLSLPEQARLAELLQYEGADVIQTEGGKCSTPSKPGVLGLIEKATPTLAAAYSISRAVTIPVMCSSGLSAVTAPMAITAGAAGVGVGSAVNKLNDVVAMIAEVRSLADALASTQKQANLDQQKTLRWL, translated from the exons ATGTCTCTCCATATGGGTCTTTCTTCTCCTTCTCAACACCACCTTCTTTTAAAACCTAGTCACAATCCTCTTTACACACTTCCCATAAACAAATCTCGAATTTCTCTATCTcgtactactactactactactactactactacagCACTTCTCTCATCTACCAAAGAAGCTGTGTTGAAGGATTTTCGTCTCCAAAGAGCTCTTAAG ATTATCTCTGGTTTGCAGAATTTGGACAGGAACAATGTGGCTTCTGTTGTCACTGCTGCAGATAAG GGAGGAGCAACTCATGTTGATATTGCTTGCGACCCTGAGTTGGTGAGACTTGCTGTCAGCTTAACATCTCTTCCG gTGTGTGTTTCTTCTGTGGATCCTTCGGCATTTCTCGCCGCTGTACAAGCTGGTGCAACAATG GTGGAAATCGGAAACTACGACTCATTTTATGAGATGGGAAGATTTTTCTCTCCTGAAGAG ATATTGAAGTTAACAAAAGAAACTAAACAAATCCTCCCAGATGTGACCCTGTCAGTTACTGTGCCTCACACCCTAAGCCTCCCTGAACAG GCCAGACTAGCAGAGCTCCTGCAATACGAAGGTGCTGATGTTATCCAAACAGAAGGGGGGAAATGCTCAACCCCTTCGAAGCCTGGGGTTCTGGGTTTAATTGAGAAG GCAACACCCACATTAGCAGCAGCATACTCGATCTCCAGAGCGGTTACAATCCCAGTCATGTGCTCGTCGGGTTTAAGCGCCGTTACAGCTCCTATGGCCATCACTGCAGGAGCTGCTGGTGTG GGTGTTGGCTCTGCAGTTAACAAGCTTAATGATGTAGTGGCGATGATTGCTGAGGTTCGAAGTCTTGCTGATGCGCTGGCCTCAACTCAGAAGCAAGCAAATCTGGATCAACAGAAAACTCTAAGGTGGCTGTGA